ATAGATGCACCCCTGCGGAAAACAGCGCTTCGCCTGCAAGACGTGATAGACAGAGACCTTGTCTTCGAAACGACCGTGGCTGCTGTAATTGCAGCGAAAGATATCCGTCCGTTTATAGGGATTTTTCAATGCAATGGTCCTGCATTTCTTCTATAATCATAAATGTATAAAAAACAAAAAAGATAATCAATATAATTCTTGCGGGCGAAAAAGAAACCGCTGCTCAGCTGATGCGCGAAGCGCCGTATAAAGCTTGCATTTATCCCGTGAAATGCTAACTTTTTCCTATTGCCCGGTTTTCATCGGCATCACGACCTATGGCTGGAACAGTCAAAATATCAACGGATGGTCCATGATCCTCTCACTGGTTGACCAGGTTCTTCTCATAATTTATCTATTCGGGGTGACCCTTTTCGGCGCCTGGCTGGGAAAAAAACAAAAGAACGCCACAGACTATTTTTTGGGCGGCCGCAACCTACCCTGGTTGGCGGTCTGTTTCTCCGTCATTGCCACGGAAACGAGCACCCTGACCTTTATCAGCATCCCTGGCTTGGCTTACCTGACCAATCTCAATTTTATGCAGATGACCTTCGGCTATCTTATCGGCCGTATCGTGATCAGTTTCCTGCTGCTGCCGGGCTATTATCGCGGTGAAATCAAGACCGCCTATGAGCTGATCGGCAACCGGTTCGGGCCGACTTTGCGCAGCTTTACTGCGGTGATTTTCCAGGTCACCCGGCTGCTGGCCGACGGCGTTCGCCTGTTCGCCACCGCCATCCCTCTGGCCATGATCACTGGATGGGATTACAGCTGGAGCATCATCGTGATGGCGGTGTTGACCATCCTCTATACTTTAATCGGAGGCTTGCGGGCAGTGGTCTGGATGGATGTCATCCAACTGTTCGTCTATTTAGGGGGAGCGGGTTTGGTGATGGCGGTGGCGCTGCAACAACTGCCTGACGGCTGGTCCACAGTATGGCAGATCTGCCAGGCGGAGGGCAAACTGAGCATGATCACCCATGGCCTCTCCATGACCGCCAGAGAATTTTTCAGCAGCAATTATACGCTTTTCTCCGGTCTCATCGGCGGCGCTTTTTTATCCATGGCTTCGCATGGTACGGATCATCTGATGGTGCAGCGGCTGTTGAGCTGCCGCGACCTGCGCAGCAGTCAAAAAGCGTTGATCGGCAGCGGTCTTTTTGTGATCGTTCAATTCCTGCTCTTTCTGGTTCTGGGTCTTGTGCTCTATGCTTTTTACAACGGCGCGGTCATGCGCTCCGACGAAGTGCTGCCGAAATTTCTCTCAACTGAATTGCCCGCCGGCGCCGCCGGGCTCATCATTGCCGGCATCTTTGCCGCGGCCATGTCCACCTTGAGCGGATCACTCAATTCCCTCGCCTCCTCGACGCTTTTTGATCTCTACAAACCGCGCTGGGGAAAAAATTTAAAAGAAAAAAAGGAGCTCTATCTTTCCAAGCTCTTCACCCTGGTCTGGGGCATGGTGTTTATCGGCGGCGCCATGCTGTTCAAAGACCAAAACAATCCAGTGGTCGAGCTGGGGCTGGCCATCGCCTCCTTCACCTATGGCGGCATGCTGGGCGTATTCTTTCTCGGAACCTTTGATAAAAGAGTGCGGGAATCGGATGCATTGGTGGCACTGTGGAGCGCGGTCCTGTTCATGACCTGGATCATCGGTGTGCACGGCGTACAGGCTGTCATCATGGTGTCATTAAACCTGCTGGCTGCATGGTGGGCTTGGAGCCGGGTCAAGTGGACCTCTCACCGGGCGTTTGTGATCCTCTTTGCCGTGTCGATGACCATACTGATATTCTTCCAGCCGGTTATCACGTTCGGTTGGCCTTGGTATACGCTGATCGGAATGTTAGTGTGTATGACGGTGGGCATCGCTCTTTCGCGGACACAAAAAAGCCGTTGAAATCCGCTTCGAGATCAACGGCTTGCCCCAAGAATGAGTCCCCCTAAAGAACGGCTCGTATTCCTACCCC
This genomic interval from bacterium contains the following:
- a CDS encoding sodium/solute symporter (Members of the Solute:Sodium Symporter (SSS), TC 2.A.21 as described in tcdb.org, catalyze solute:Na+ symport. Known solutes for members of the family include sugars, amino acids, nucleosides, inositols, vitamins, urea or anions, depending on the system.); translation: MLSLVDQVLLIIYLFGVTLFGAWLGKKQKNATDYFLGGRNLPWLAVCFSVIATETSTLTFISIPGLAYLTNLNFMQMTFGYLIGRIVISFLLLPGYYRGEIKTAYELIGNRFGPTLRSFTAVIFQVTRLLADGVRLFATAIPLAMITGWDYSWSIIVMAVLTILYTLIGGLRAVVWMDVIQLFVYLGGAGLVMAVALQQLPDGWSTVWQICQAEGKLSMITHGLSMTAREFFSSNYTLFSGLIGGAFLSMASHGTDHLMVQRLLSCRDLRSSQKALIGSGLFVIVQFLLFLVLGLVLYAFYNGAVMRSDEVLPKFLSTELPAGAAGLIIAGIFAAAMSTLSGSLNSLASSTLFDLYKPRWGKNLKEKKELYLSKLFTLVWGMVFIGGAMLFKDQNNPVVELGLAIASFTYGGMLGVFFLGTFDKRVRESDALVALWSAVLFMTWIIGVHGVQAVIMVSLNLLAAWWAWSRVKWTSHRAFVILFAVSMTILIFFQPVITFGWPWYTLIGMLVCMTVGIALSRTQKSR